In Ascaphus truei isolate aAscTru1 chromosome 7, aAscTru1.hap1, whole genome shotgun sequence, one genomic interval encodes:
- the LOC142498595 gene encoding uncharacterized protein LOC142498595 yields MIGGPTPQRLILSPLEELLQAKLLPVVVEGLPGDRDIGIYPSQFPPVAPEGHVSPETEQVSSPGSASSTHLEEHDEEDYDDDDDDDAAAAIDTQIQASDHEEVPIETVLPPNRPANTTYDAIVASEGKIVEAENRRHSDLMTVLERMIALQEETVSQLAHLHRVFIEVPKQLQKINTSFEALVVQQTQANYLRMTNVPQFNINTSQAGSVHAGQFSPHASDIHSPGPNVTGQVADIAVQVPDDILPLPSVQIQQLTPTKEATKRKHKQLLLTSFWSKTTKDTHETDQPSLVQCLPTCSHVSVGTSPVGESLATSPVGESLPKSPVSESLPKSPVGESLPKSPVGESLPKSPVSESLAKSPVGESLPKSPVGESLPKSPVGESLATSPAREVPEATQSGSVVAKVGGKRKRKIQETTSRPVTRSQKEQKK; encoded by the exons ATGATAG gtgggccgacaccacaacgtctcatattaagtccattggaggagctgcttcaggcaaaattacttcccgtcgtcgtggaaggcttacctggtgaccgggatattggaatttatccctcacaatttccaccag ttgcccctgaaggacatgtgtcacctgagacggaacaagtgtcttcacctgggtcagccagctcaacacacctagaag aacatgatgaagaggattatgatgatgatgatgatgatgatgccgccgccgccatagacacacaaatacaagcaagtgaccatgaagaggttccaattgaaactgttttaccgccaaatcgtccagcaaataccacatacgatgcaattgtagcttctgagggaaaaattgtggaagcagaaaatcgtcgccattctgacctgatgacagtgctggaaaggatgattgcactgcaggaagaaacagtttcacaattggcacatctccacagagtcttcattgaagtgcctaaacagttgcaaaaaatcaacacctcattcgaagcattagttgttcagcaaacacaagctaattacttgagaatgactaatgtaccacaattcaacatcaacacctcacaggcaggatctgttcatgcaggtcagttttcaccacatgcttctgatattcattcaccaggcccgaatgttaccggtcaagtagcagacattgctgtgcaggttcctgacgacatcctaccgctgccatctgtacaaattcagcagctgacacctacaaaggaggccacaaaaagaaaacacaagcagttactactgaccagtttttggtcaaaaacaacaaaagacacacatgaaacagaccaaccatcacttgtgcagtgtctaccaacttgctcacatgtgtcagtgggcacaagccctgtcggtgagtcactggccacaagccctgtaggtgaatcactgcccaaaagccctgtaagtgaatcactgcccaaaagccctgtaggtgaatcactgcccaaaagccctgtaggtgaatcactgcccaaaagccctgtaagtgaatcactggccaaaagccctgtaggtgaatcactgcccaaaagccctgtaggtgaatcactgcccaaaagccctgtaggtgagtcactggccacaagccctgcccgtgaagtgccagaggccactcaaagtggctctgttgtggctaaagttggtggcaaacgaaaaaggaaaattcaagagacaacaagcaggcctgttactcgctctcaaaaggaacaaaaaaaataa